A stretch of Campylobacter showae DNA encodes these proteins:
- a CDS encoding DUF945 family protein codes for MKKLLIVLVIIAGVVFGGLKFNANKVEEKYNEALNLIKANGMEVKNSVFEGGLLKSHANYDVVLSKNYINELVSLGEEYGAPEDLAIKIDMNISHGFDSLLGKFEVAGDAEFLNDPYKNFIKEIFDTTRPIKFHADGASGGDKKFVFELVGVQKEQDGNKLNLAKSFLNFDINGEKKITGATFVNDFIDFASKQGVAIKIKNIDYDVKYETPIEPKMISKALVNSAYKFELGGIDVISGAEALQIGKIASDSKLTVLSDTLTQDDTSTIEKIKYGKYEFKDFLIKTKFSNLDKGAFEDIINAKGEPEAQLAAIMQALDKFIKRAPKLTFDNLNFKNAAGKSYVSNFEISIDPDGIDTQNLLENIPTAINFSGKIELDTTPGGFVFGSGEEKEGIDAMLVNGGLFIENGGKYVTIFKYNKRTQDLIFNENLSLKSLLQ; via the coding sequence ATGAAAAAGTTACTCATTGTATTGGTGATTATAGCCGGCGTGGTTTTTGGCGGGCTAAAATTTAACGCAAACAAGGTGGAGGAAAAATATAACGAGGCTTTGAACCTAATCAAAGCAAACGGTATGGAGGTCAAAAACAGCGTATTTGAGGGCGGTCTGCTAAAATCGCACGCAAACTACGACGTGGTTTTGTCTAAAAACTACATAAACGAGCTCGTCTCTCTTGGCGAAGAGTACGGCGCGCCCGAGGATCTGGCGATAAAAATCGATATGAATATCTCGCATGGATTTGACAGCTTGCTGGGTAAATTTGAGGTTGCGGGCGATGCCGAGTTTTTAAACGACCCGTATAAAAATTTCATCAAAGAGATATTTGATACGACTAGACCTATTAAATTTCATGCCGACGGCGCTTCTGGAGGAGATAAAAAATTCGTCTTTGAGCTGGTTGGAGTGCAAAAAGAACAAGACGGCAATAAGCTAAATCTCGCCAAATCGTTTTTAAATTTTGATATAAACGGCGAAAAGAAAATAACCGGAGCTACTTTTGTAAACGACTTTATCGATTTTGCTAGCAAACAAGGCGTCGCTATAAAGATAAAAAATATCGACTACGACGTGAAGTACGAAACTCCGATCGAGCCGAAAATGATCTCTAAAGCGCTTGTAAATAGTGCTTATAAATTTGAACTTGGCGGTATAGACGTCATTTCGGGTGCCGAGGCGCTACAAATCGGAAAGATAGCGAGCGACTCAAAACTAACCGTGCTAAGCGATACTTTAACGCAGGATGATACGAGCACTATAGAGAAAATAAAATATGGAAAATATGAATTTAAAGACTTTTTGATCAAAACGAAATTTTCAAATTTAGACAAAGGCGCGTTTGAAGATATTATTAACGCAAAGGGAGAGCCTGAAGCTCAGCTTGCGGCCATAATGCAAGCACTTGATAAATTTATAAAAAGAGCGCCGAAACTTACATTTGACAATTTAAATTTTAAAAATGCGGCAGGCAAGAGCTATGTCTCAAATTTTGAGATTTCTATCGATCCGGACGGCATAGATACTCAAAATCTGCTCGAAAATATCCCGACTGCTATAAATTTTAGCGGTAAAATCGAGCTTGATACGACGCCTGGTGGGTTTGTATTCGGTAGTGGTGAGGAAAAAGAGGGGATAGATGCTATGCTCGTAAACGGCGGACTATTTATAGAAAACGGCGGCAAATACGTAACTATCTTTAAATACAATAAAAGAACGCAAGATTTAATCTTTAACGAAAATTTATCCCTAAAATCTCTTCTTCAATAA
- a CDS encoding DedA family protein: MQEMLTSLSTYGYVIVFLYSLGGGMVAIIAAGVLAHLGKMDITVSIVLAAAANAIGDTLLFYVSRYNRAAVMPYLARHKRKLAFSQILFKQHGNKIIFFKKFIYGLKTLIPLAIGLTKYSFAKFSVINVVSAVAWAILLGLGSFWAGEAFERAWNFMGENGWLMPVAMFSLLTLIWVYLQKATKKKGRSE; this comes from the coding sequence TTGCAAGAGATGCTAACCTCGCTATCGACCTACGGGTACGTGATAGTGTTTTTATATTCGCTTGGGGGCGGCATGGTGGCTATTATAGCAGCCGGTGTGCTGGCTCACCTTGGCAAGATGGACATAACCGTGAGTATCGTGCTGGCAGCCGCAGCCAACGCTATCGGCGATACGCTGCTTTTTTACGTCAGCAGGTATAACCGTGCCGCCGTGATGCCGTATTTGGCTAGACATAAACGCAAGCTTGCCTTCTCTCAAATTTTATTCAAGCAGCACGGAAATAAAATAATATTTTTCAAAAAATTTATCTACGGACTAAAAACCCTCATTCCGCTTGCTATCGGGCTTACAAAGTATTCGTTTGCTAAATTTAGCGTCATAAACGTTGTTAGCGCGGTAGCTTGGGCGATTTTGCTCGGGCTAGGCAGCTTTTGGGCGGGCGAGGCATTTGAGCGGGCGTGGAATTTTATGGGCGAAAACGGCTGGCTGATGCCGGTTGCGATGTTTTCGCTACTGACGCTCATCTGGGTATATCTACAAAAAGCAACAAAAAAGAAAGGAAGGTCGGAATGA
- a CDS encoding lipid-binding SYLF domain-containing protein: MRKILLAIFCVLALAANDELVLNASNSFTTTMRKNSDAPVKALLQNAKAVVVFPSITKVGFVLGGMHGKGVMLVGNPYAPSEMMVVDISGGSIGLQVGYENSSLVLFILKDSLVADIKDAKITINADASFAFADTGKFYGRVSDFSFTSDIYAYTDNDGFFAGASFGGAVLAKTSDAPLRMDSYGYNALMSAISKY; the protein is encoded by the coding sequence ATGAGAAAAATTTTACTAGCGATTTTTTGCGTTTTAGCGCTCGCGGCAAACGACGAACTCGTGCTAAACGCATCAAATTCTTTTACGACGACGATGCGTAAAAACTCTGATGCGCCGGTTAAGGCTTTGCTTCAAAACGCAAAAGCGGTCGTCGTTTTTCCGAGCATTACTAAAGTCGGCTTCGTGCTGGGCGGTATGCACGGCAAGGGCGTGATGCTTGTTGGAAACCCGTATGCGCCAAGCGAAATGATGGTCGTGGATATCAGCGGCGGCAGTATCGGGTTGCAAGTAGGCTACGAAAATAGCTCGCTCGTGCTATTTATCCTAAAAGATAGCCTGGTGGCCGACATAAAAGACGCCAAAATCACGATAAACGCCGACGCATCGTTTGCATTTGCCGATACGGGCAAATTTTACGGCAGAGTGAGCGATTTTAGCTTTACTAGCGACATTTATGCGTATACGGACAACGACGGGTTTTTCGCGGGGGCGAGCTTTGGCGGAGCGGTGCTGGCTAAAACTAGCGACGCACCTCTAAGGATGGATAGCTACGGATACAACGCGCTAATGAGCGCTATCTCAAAATACTAA
- the rny gene encoding ribonuclease Y, which produces MIEILIGLGTGAAGAGVGYLIAKKINDANYNIFLEQAKAKAKAIEFEAERTLKDAKIQVQEAEFEAKKKYDDKTVKLQKEYTQKFEEIGKKEQTLLNEQEILNESRAELEKSRNEAKNMYEEGLGLKASYQAKLQEALKVLEHAAGLTQEEAREEVLKKVEEKSRAEIAHIVRKHEEEAKREAKKRVNYILAQATSRFAGEFAAERLINVVDIKNDELKGRIIGKEGRNIKTLEMVLGVDIIIDDMPHAITLSSFNLYRRAIATRVIELLVQDGRIQPARIEDLHKKVCEEFEASILEEGENIVIDLGLSKIHPEIMKLIGKLKFRASYGQNALAHSLEVAHLAGIIAAETGGDEKLAKRAGLLHDIGKALTHEFEGSHVDLGAEICKRYKEHPVVINAIYAHHGHEEATSVESAAVCAADALSAARPGARREVLESFLKRVEEIENIAKSKEGIKQAYAINAGREIRVIANAKLINDDEAVLVAKEIAAEIESKVQYPGEIKVNVIRETRAIEMAK; this is translated from the coding sequence ATGATAGAAATTTTAATCGGCTTAGGAACAGGTGCGGCGGGCGCTGGTGTAGGCTATCTCATCGCTAAAAAAATCAACGACGCAAACTACAATATATTTTTAGAACAAGCAAAAGCAAAGGCTAAAGCGATAGAATTTGAGGCCGAGCGCACGCTAAAAGACGCTAAAATCCAAGTCCAAGAGGCTGAATTTGAAGCTAAGAAAAAATACGACGACAAAACCGTAAAACTACAAAAAGAGTACACGCAAAAATTTGAAGAAATCGGTAAAAAAGAGCAAACTCTGCTAAATGAGCAAGAAATTTTAAACGAAAGCAGGGCCGAGCTAGAAAAATCCCGAAATGAAGCAAAAAACATGTACGAGGAAGGGCTTGGGCTAAAAGCAAGCTATCAAGCCAAACTACAAGAGGCGCTAAAGGTACTCGAACACGCCGCCGGCCTAACGCAAGAAGAGGCGCGCGAAGAGGTGCTAAAAAAAGTAGAGGAAAAAAGCCGCGCCGAGATCGCTCACATCGTGCGAAAACACGAGGAAGAGGCTAAGCGCGAGGCTAAAAAGCGGGTTAACTACATCCTGGCGCAGGCTACGTCGAGGTTTGCGGGAGAGTTTGCTGCCGAGCGCCTGATAAACGTTGTAGATATCAAAAATGACGAGCTAAAAGGCCGTATAATCGGCAAAGAAGGCCGCAATATCAAGACTCTGGAAATGGTGCTCGGCGTAGATATCATCATCGACGATATGCCGCACGCTATCACGCTAAGCAGCTTTAACCTCTACCGAAGAGCGATTGCTACGCGCGTGATAGAGCTTTTGGTGCAAGACGGCCGCATACAGCCGGCAAGGATAGAAGATCTGCACAAAAAAGTATGCGAAGAATTTGAAGCATCAATCCTAGAGGAGGGCGAAAATATCGTCATCGACCTGGGCCTTAGCAAAATCCATCCCGAGATAATGAAGCTAATCGGCAAGCTAAAATTTAGAGCCAGCTACGGACAAAACGCCCTAGCGCACAGCCTCGAGGTAGCGCATCTTGCCGGCATCATAGCGGCTGAAACGGGCGGGGACGAAAAATTAGCCAAAAGAGCGGGCTTGCTACACGATATCGGCAAGGCCTTGACGCATGAATTTGAGGGTAGCCACGTGGATCTAGGCGCTGAAATTTGCAAACGCTACAAAGAACATCCTGTCGTCATAAACGCTATCTATGCTCACCACGGACACGAGGAGGCCACTAGCGTAGAAAGCGCCGCCGTTTGCGCTGCGGACGCTCTAAGTGCGGCTCGTCCGGGAGCTCGTAGAGAGGTGTTGGAGAGCTTCCTGAAACGCGTCGAAGAGATAGAAAACATCGCAAAAAGCAAAGAGGGTATCAAGCAGGCATACGCGATAAACGCCGGTCGCGAGATCCGCGTCATCGCAAACGCCAAGCTCATAAACGACGATGAAGCGGTACTAGTAGCTAAAGAAATCGCCGCAGAGATCGAGAGCAAGGTGCAATATCCGGGCGAGATCAAGGTAAACGTGATCCGCGAAACTAGAGCCATAGAAATGGCGAAATAG